CAGGAAAATCTGGTACTGGAACCCGGCAAGCGTTGCCTCGTTCCAACCGGATTTGCAATAGCTATGCCGGCGGGATTGGAGGCACAGATCCGTCCGCGAAGTGGACTGGCTCTTAAGCATGGTATTACTTGTCTCAATACACCGGGAACAATTGATGCGGATTATCGTGGGGAGATTAAGGTACTTCTTATTAATTTGGGCGAGGAATCATTCACGATTACGCGCAATGAGCGAATTGCACAAATGGTATTTCAAGTTGTACCTGAGGTAGAGCTGAAACAAGTAGACCAATTATCTGAAACAGTGCGTGGTGCTGGAGGCTTTGGTCATACAGGACGCTGAGGCGATGGTTGGTTTAAAATGTACGAATATCTATTTTGTAAAAGCTTCGAATTTACTTGCTTAAGAGCATGTATGCATATAAAGGTCGCCTCATAAAGAGGCGGCTTTTTTTTGTGTTTTTTCACCCCTTTCCGGGCACTCGCATAGACTAAAAGCATATCGTGTCTCGGAAAGGAGTGATCCGGATGCTAACAGGAATACGCGTCGTTGTTTTGGGTGGCGATGCGAGGCAGCTTGAGGTAATCCGTAAATGTGTGGACATGGATGCTACCGTCAGTGTGGTCGGTTTTGACAAGCTTGAAGTACCACTCAAAGGAGTGACACTAGAACCACTGTCTGTCAAGCTGCTGGAATCGTCAGATGCATTGATTTTGCCGGTGGTGGGATGCGATGAGGAAGGCAACGTAAATGCACTTTTCGGAGCACAGAAGCTTCAGTTCCTGAATGAGCATGCTGCTGCTCTTCCACCTCATTGTATTGTATATACAGGAATGGCGCGGACGTACTTAAAAGAAATTTGTACCAGACATGAGTTAAAGCTGGTAGAGCTGCTGGAGCGAGATGATGTGGCCATATACAACTCTATACCTACGGCCGAAGGCGCACTGATGATGGCCATTCAGCATACTGATTTTACGATTCACGGTGCAGATTGTATGGT
The Paenibacillus peoriae DNA segment above includes these coding regions:
- the dut gene encoding dUTP diphosphatase — encoded protein: MLTYVEINRLAGNEDIELPRKMSELASGFDLYAAVQENLVLEPGKRCLVPTGFAIAMPAGLEAQIRPRSGLALKHGITCLNTPGTIDADYRGEIKVLLINLGEESFTITRNERIAQMVFQVVPEVELKQVDQLSETVRGAGGFGHTGR
- the dpsA gene encoding dipicolinate synthase subunit DpsA, which codes for MLTGIRVVVLGGDARQLEVIRKCVDMDATVSVVGFDKLEVPLKGVTLEPLSVKLLESSDALILPVVGCDEEGNVNALFGAQKLQFLNEHAAALPPHCIVYTGMARTYLKEICTRHELKLVELLERDDVAIYNSIPTAEGALMMAIQHTDFTIHGADCMVLGMGRTGFTMARALQGLGARVKVGVRRAEDAARAVEMGWKPFMTRDLAHETKGVDLIFNTIPSMIITAQILSKLPLSTVIIDLASAPGGCDFRYAEKRGIKAMLAPGLPGIVAPKTAGAIIANTLVQLLMEDNPDRGDAQ